The region AAGCTTCTTCTATATTTATTTTGTTATTTTTAACCTCTTCTAATAGGACTCTAATTTCTTCTTTATCCAATATATTCACCGTCCCACTTTAAACTATAATTTCGACTCTAAAATTCTTAATTCTTATTTTTAATTGTTTCATTAAAGCTTCCTACTCTATATCCCTGAAAATCTAATGCTGCATACTTAAAACCGCATTTTTTTATATTCTCAGCAATAGTATCCAAAAGTTCTTCATCAAATAACTTGCTTCTGTCTTCTCTCGCAACTTCAACTCTCGCTAAATCTCCATGACATCTTACTCTAATAGCTCTAAAACCTATGCTCATCATATATCTTTCTGCTTTTTCAATCTTTTCAAAGTCCTCTACCTTTAATTCATTTCCATAAGGTATTCTCGTCAAAAGGCAGGCATAAGCTGGCTTGTCCCAAGTTTTCAGTCCTAATTCCTTAGAAAATGCTCTTATTTCCGCTTTAGTTAATTTGCATTCTAAAAGTGGACTTTTTATATCTAACTCTTTTAAAGCTTTAAGTCCTGGTCTGTAATCTTTTATATCATCAAAATTAGTTCCATCAATTACACAGTCATATCCCTGCTTTTTAGCAGCATCTATTATCATACTGAATACTGCTGTTTTACAATGATAACATCTATCCTCTGGATTAAATTTAATTGAATCAATAATTGGAGCTTCTATAATTTCGTGATCTATTCCTAACTCTTTAACTAATTCCTTCGCTTCTCTTATTTCCCATCTTGGAATATATGGAGACATAATTGTAACCGCTTTTAAATTATCCTGAAGTGCTTCCTTTGCTGCTCTAAGTAAAAAGGTACTATCCACTCCACCTGAAAATGCTAGAACTACTTTTCCGAGACTTCTAAGATATTTTATTAATTCATTATATTTTTCATTATTTATCATATATACTTCAACCTCACAATCAATTTAAATCTTGTTTATATACTGCTTTATATATTTTATCTATGGTTACATTTTTTTCTTCTGCTATAGTCTTACATTCTTCATATTCTGGTTTGTATTTTAATAGCTTGCCTTTATAATAAGCTTTCTTTACTGTAATATCTCCATACTCTGTTTTTACTTTTGAAAACTCCCTATCAAGCATTATTTTTTCCACTTTAAGTTTTCTAACACCTAATGAAGTTGTTTCCTTAAAAATAATATTCAAAATATCTTCCTCTTTTTCCGGATTAATCAGTACACTTAGCTTTATGCCCGGTCTTCCTTTTTTCATATATACAGGTATTTTTAATACATCTAAAGCTCCAGCTTCAAAAAGCTTTTCTTCCACATATCCGTAAAGTTCTGGATTCATATCATCTATATTCGTTTCTAGTATGTATTGTTCTTCATTTTTTCTATTACTTTCTTTTTCACCTAAATATACTCTTAAAACATTTGGAATTTCTAAATCTATATGTCCTATTCCATAAGCTATCTTCTGAACTTTAAAATCAATATTTTTAGTAAATTCCTTGGCATTTGCCGCCAATATTGCAGCGCCTGTAGGTGTAGTTGTTTCAAATTGTACGATTCCAGTATTCATAGGAATATTCTTTAGTATTTCTGCTGTTGCAGGAGCCGGTACTGGCATAATACCATGCGCACAGTTAACAAATCCTCCTCCAACCTGAACTGGAGATGCAATAATTTTATCAACCTTTAAGTAATCTAAACAAATAGCTGCTCCAACTATATCCACAATTGAATCAATAGCTCCTACCTCATGAAAATGTACTTCATATAAGTCTTTTCCATGAACTTTAGCTTCTGCCTCTGCAACCTTCATAAATATATCTAAACTGATCTTTTTAACTTTATCACTCAAATCACTTGAATTTATTATTTCTTCTATATTCTTTAAGTTTCTATGATGATGCTCATGACTGTGGTGATGGTGTTCTTCATGATCATGCTCATGTACATTATTTTTTAATGTAACATCCACTCTAGTTCCTGTTATCCCAAGTTTCATAGAACTTTCAATTTTTATTCCATATTCAGAATTCAAATTGAGCTTTGAAAGTTCTTCAATTAAATATTCCTTAGGAACTCCAATATCTATTAATGCCGCTAAATTCATATCGCCACTTATTCCGCAAAAACAATCATAATATAATACTTTCATTTGATTCACTCCCTAAATTTATTCCACTAGACTTTAAATGATGTTGCACTTTCTTAAAAATTCTTTATCATTTATTATATTTTCGTATTCGCCATCTCTTATTATTTTATGGTCTTCTGAAAACACAATAGCTCTATGAAAGACGCCCTTTATGTATTCAAAGTCATGAGTTGCGCAGATTATAGTCTTGCCACTTTTATTTAAATCCACCAATAACTCTTTTAAAAATCTTTTTCCCTTTGGATCTATTCCATTCATTGGCTCATCTAAAGCTATTACTTCTGGATTCATAGCAAGCACACTGGCAATTGCAACTCTCTTCTTTTC is a window of Clostridium pasteurianum DNA encoding:
- the larE gene encoding ATP-dependent sacrificial sulfur transferase LarE, translating into MINNEKYNELIKYLRSLGKVVLAFSGGVDSTFLLRAAKEALQDNLKAVTIMSPYIPRWEIREAKELVKELGIDHEIIEAPIIDSIKFNPEDRCYHCKTAVFSMIIDAAKKQGYDCVIDGTNFDDIKDYRPGLKALKELDIKSPLLECKLTKAEIRAFSKELGLKTWDKPAYACLLTRIPYGNELKVEDFEKIEKAERYMMSIGFRAIRVRCHGDLARVEVAREDRSKLFDEELLDTIAENIKKCGFKYAALDFQGYRVGSFNETIKNKN
- the larC gene encoding nickel pincer cofactor biosynthesis protein LarC, producing the protein MKVLYYDCFCGISGDMNLAALIDIGVPKEYLIEELSKLNLNSEYGIKIESSMKLGITGTRVDVTLKNNVHEHDHEEHHHHSHEHHHRNLKNIEEIINSSDLSDKVKKISLDIFMKVAEAEAKVHGKDLYEVHFHEVGAIDSIVDIVGAAICLDYLKVDKIIASPVQVGGGFVNCAHGIMPVPAPATAEILKNIPMNTGIVQFETTTPTGAAILAANAKEFTKNIDFKVQKIAYGIGHIDLEIPNVLRVYLGEKESNRKNEEQYILETNIDDMNPELYGYVEEKLFEAGALDVLKIPVYMKKGRPGIKLSVLINPEKEEDILNIIFKETTSLGVRKLKVEKIMLDREFSKVKTEYGDITVKKAYYKGKLLKYKPEYEECKTIAEEKNVTIDKIYKAVYKQDLN